A stretch of DNA from Micromonospora peucetia:
CCTGGCCGAGGTACGCCGCCGAGGCTGGGCCCAGAGCGTCGCCGAACGCGAGGCCGGTGTGGCGAGCGTCTCGGCGCCGATCCGCGACCGCACCGGCCGGGTGATCGCCTCGATCAGCATCTCCGGCCCGATCGAGCGCCTGGGACGCCGCCCCGGCGAACGCCACGCGATGGCCGTGGTCCGAGCCGGCCAACGCCTCTCCGGCCTCTGACCCCCACCCGCCCAGGGCTCCCTGTCCACCCACGCCCCAGCCCCACCGGGCTCCACGGGCTCCACGGGCTCCACGCCAGTGTTGATCAAGAGGTTTGCGTCCAATCCGGTATCGGATCTGTACGCAAACCTCTTGATCAACCTGCCTGACAGCACCACCGTCGGTCGGGACGGCTCGGCGGTTGAAGGTCGGGAGGTCGGGGAGGTCGGGCGGGGGTGGAGGGGTGGAACGCGGAACGGCCCGTCCCACCAGGGTGGGACGGGCCGTTCGAGATGTAGCCCCGACCGGATTCGAACCGGCGCTACCGCCTTGAGAGGGCGGCGTCCTGGGCCACTAGACGACGGGGCCAAGACTTTCACTGCTTCCACCGCCCTTGCGAGCGGTGTCGCTGTAGTCTAGCGGCGTCCCCTTCGGGGACGGAAATTGGGGCGACCGAGACCGAACTGGCCGAGACCGAGCTGGCCGAGACCGAGCTGGCCGAGACCGAGCTGGCCGAGACCGAGCTGGCCGGGAGCGGGCCAGCCGAGAACGGGCCGACGCAAAGGCAACGACGGACGCCATCCCACAGCTCAATACAGTCGAGCCAGTCAGCCGAGCCCGCTGCCCAGTGAGCGACACCGCCGGGGTTCAGCGGCCTGCAGAGCGGCGCGACCCTCGGCGCAGTCGGGTCACCCGCAGGGTCGGCGCGGGCGCACAGGGGCATGCGAAACGGCCCGCCCCACCGGAGTGGAACGGGCCGTTCGAGATGTAGCCCCGACCGGATTCGAACCGGCGCTACCGCCTTGAGAGGGCGGCGTCCTGGGCCACTAGACGACGGGGCCAGAACTTTCCTTGCGACACCACTCTGCCGAGCGGCGCCGCTGGACTCTATCAGAGAGAACCCCGATCCCCTGACCGGGAATCGGAGCTGCTCTCCTACGAGATCCAGCGCCCGAGACTCTCTCGAACCTCGGCTGCGCTGGGGTACCAGGACTCGAACCTAGACTAACTGAACCAGAATCAGTCGGGCTGCCAATTACCCCATACCCCATTGGCCCCTTGCGGTGCCGGGATCAAACTTTACCCTCCCGGTGCCGGCGGGCCAAATCGAGCCCCCCATACCGCTCCTGAACAGCGGAAACAGGACCTCGACGCGAATCAGGCGACGGGCACCACCGGGTTGCTCAGCTCCCCGATCCCCTCGATCCGCACGCTGACCGTATCCCCCTCCACGAGCGGGCTAACCCCCGCGGGCGTGCCGGTGAGCACCACGTCGCCGGGGAGCAGCGTCATCACGTGCGAGACGTACGACACCAGGGCCGGCACGTCGAAGACCATGTCCCGGGTCCGGCCGAGCTGACGGACCTCCATCTCCTCGGGATTGCGACCCACCTCACAGCGGATCTCCAGGTCGCGGACGTCGAGCCCGGTGGTGATCCACGGTCCGATCGGGCAGAACGAGTCGAAGCCCTTGGCCCGGGTCCACTGGCCGTCGGAGTGCTGGAGGTCCCGGGCGGTGACGTCGTTGGCACAGGTGTAGCCGAAGATGGCCCGTTCGGCGGCGGCCCGGTCGGCCCGGCGGGCGCCCGGCGCGCCGATCACCACCGCCAGTTCGGCCTCGTGCTCGACCCGCTTGGAGAAGATCGGCAGCCGGATCGCGTCCCGGGGCCCGATCACGGAGGTGGACGGCTTGAGGAAGAGCAGCGGTTCCTTCGGCACCTCGCTGCCGTGCTCGGCGGCGTGCTCGGCGTAGTTGCGGCCGACGCAGACGACCTTGCTGGGCAGGATCGGCGAGAGCAGCCGGACGTCCGAGAGCGCCCAACGGGCACCGCTGAAGGTGATCTGGCCGAACGGATGACCCTCGATCTCGGCGATGGTCAGGCCCTGCGGACCCGCCTCCGACTCGCCCTCGACGGCCCCGAACGACATTCCCTTGGCATGAGCAAAACGAGCGATACGCACCAGGCCAATCTAGCCCCGGTGACCCGCGTCCCGGCCGAGGCGGCACGCAGGCGCACCCGGACGGCCGGGACACACCGGAAAACCGGGGAGGGCGCAGCCTACGCCGCCGGCCGTTCGCGGGAGCGCAGTTCCCGACTTCGTACCCGCCCGGCGTCGCCCCGCCCCTAGCGTCGGCTCCGGAGGTTCGTTCGTATGCCTGCATCGACACGACACCACAGGGCCCTCGCAGTGTTCGTACACTGCCTCGGCATTCTCGCCGCCGTGCCGGCACTGCCCGCGGCGGCCCCACCCGCGGCGGCCGCACAGCCACCACCGGCGGTCGCGCCGACCCCGGAACCGGCCATGCCGTCGGTGCCGCCCGCGGTGCCCACCCCGACCCGGGCCGCCCCGCCGGTGGCGAAGCCGCCCGTCACGGTCGCGGTGACGCCGGAGAGCACGCCGGCGCCGCGCTACCGGATCCAGGTCCGCAACAGCGGCGGCACGCCGGTGGACACCACCGTCCGGCAGGAACTGCCGGCCGGGGCCTCGGCGACCGCCATCACCGCCGGGGGCCGGGCCACCCGGACCGCCGGGCAGTCGGCGACCGAGGTGACCTGGCAGCTCAAGTTGCCCGCCCGTAGCACCACCACCCTGGGCACGGCGCTCACCACCGCAGCCCCGGACCGGCCGCTGACCGCGCCGGCCTGCGCCTTCGCCCGCGACGGCAGCCGGCCGTACGACTGCGCGACCGGGACCTGGAAGGCGGCCGTGCCGGCCGCCGCGCCCGAACGGCCCGAGACGCCGCCGTGGCAGCGGACGCCGGTGCTGCTGGCCGGGCTGGGCGTCGTGCTGGTGCTCGCGCTGGGCGGGGCCTGGATCTGGCGCCGGCGGCGGCGCCGACCGGTCGCCGCTGCCCTCTCCGACGGGCCGGGGACGGTCTACCCGCGGCCGGCCACGCCGCGCCCGGAGCAGATCCGCCGAAGGCCGTCCGTCTGGCTGATCGTCCCGGTGGCCGCCGTGGTGCTGGCCGGCACGGTGGGCACCGCCGCCTGGACGGCCACCCGGCAGGTCGCCGACATCGACACCGACAGCCAGCCGACCAGCGGCGCCTGGTTCGGCCAGGGGGTCAACGGTGCCGTCGGGGAGCCGCTGCGCGAGTCGGCGTTCGAGTTCACCGTGTACCGCGTCGCGTGCGAGCCGGGCGGGGCGGCCCGGCAGTGCGAGGCCACCGTCGGGGTCCGCAACCTCACCCCGGAGCAGCAGAGCTGGCACGGGCGGCTGCAACGGGCGTACCTGCCGGACGGCAACTTCGTCAGCACCGACGAGCAGGCGACGCGGACCGCCAACCAGGGCCGGGACGTCTTCGCCCAGCCGATGGCGGCCGGCAGCCGGACCGTGCTGCCGCTGGTCTTCACGGTCGACGGGAAGGCGCCGCCGGAGCAGTTGGAACTGCGCAGCGGGGTGTTCTCCGCCGGGGTCCGGGTGGACGTGCCCTGACCGGGCACCGGGCGGCGGTCGTACCCTTGGCCCCGTGACCGCCGCCCTCGCCCCGACCGCCCGCGAGCAGCCGTGACCAGCATCCCGGCGGCGTGCTGGCTTCCCCTCCTGGAAACTCACGAGAAGCGCGCCGACTCCCTCACCGCGGGCCACCGCGCCCGCAAGACCACGAGGGAACGCCACGCGATCGATGACTTCTTGTACGACTACTACGGCACCAGGCCCGCCGCCCTCCGAAGGTGGCACCCGGGCGTGGGCATCTCCCTGGAACCAGGACCGAACGGCTCTGCCCCACACCGGCAGTGGCGCTGGTACGCCACGGACGCGGACGGGGTCGTGACCTTCGACGTCGCGGCGTTCCTCGCCGACCGGGCCGAGTCGGTGCGCTTCATCCACCGACTGCTGTCCGCGATCGCGTCGCGACCAGCCTTCACCGGCTGCCTCGGCCTGCACGAGTGGGCGATGGTGTACCGCCAACGTGAGCATCGGCATCCACTCCCCCTGCGACTCGGGCAGGAGGGCACTGACGCGGTAGTCGAGTCTCACCAGATCCGCTGCACGCACTTCGATGCGTTCCGGTTCTTCACCCCGGAGGCAGTCAGCTTGAACCGGCTCCAACCCACGAGGGAGAGCCAGGTGGAGCTTGACCAACCGGGCTGCCTGCACGCCTCGATGGACTGCCACAAGTGGGCAACCAAGCTGGGCCCCGCGGTTCCGGGGGACCTGGCGCTCGACTGCTTCGAGTTGGCGAGGGACATTCGACTACTCGACATGCAGGCGTCCCCGTACGACCTCTCCTCGTACGGGGAACCGGCGGTGGCCATCGAGACACCGGAGGGCAAGGCCGGGTACGTGGCTCGTCAACGCGAGTTCTCGCAGCGTGCCGGCCAGCTACGCGCCCGGCTGATCGCTGTCTGCGCGGCGCTGCTCGAGAGAGCGGAGCCGCCGGCAAGGGAAGCGGCGCGTTCGTAGGCCAGGGTGAGTTCGGCGAGGACGCCGTCGGCAGGGTGCTGACGGCCCTCGAGTGTTCTGGATGACCACCGACCCGCGTGCCGCACGAATGTCGAGATGCGTACGCCGCTCGCGCGGTCAGTCGCCGTCGACGCGGCGGTCCCGCTTGCGCTGTGACCGGCGCTTCTTCTCGGCCAGCCGGCGTTCCTTCGCCCCACGTGACGGGCGGGTGGGCCGGCGGGGCGGTGGCGGCGGGGCGGTGGCCTCACGCAGCAGCGCGGCCAGCCGTTCCCGGGCGGCCTCCCGGTTGGCCAACTGCGCCCGGTGCTCGCTGGCGGTGACGGTGAGCACCCCATCGACCAGCCGGCCCGCCAGCCGCTCCAGCGCCCGCGCCCGCAGCGGCTCGGGCACGCCCGTTGAGCCGGCCAGGTCGAAGCTCAGCTCGACCCGCGAGTCGGTGGTGTTGACGCCCTGGCCACCGGGCCCGGACGACCGGGAGAAGCGTTCCCGCAGCTCGGCTGCGGGAACGGTCCATCGCTCGGTCACCCGTAGTCCGTCGTCCACCCCCCGAGGCTAACGCCCCGCCCGGACGCTCGGAGTCGCGGACGGGCTCGGGGTCGGGTCGGGTGGGGCGGGCTCACCGTCGGAGCCGGCGGCGGCGTACGCGACCGCCCCGATCAGCAGCAGGGCGATCACCCCGATCTTCGTGGTGGCCACTTTGATCAGCAGCCACGCGGCGCTCCGGGCGCCGGGCACGGTCTTCTTGACGGTCTGGTAGTCGGCCCACCCACGTCGCGCCCGGGCATACGCCGACCCCACACCGGTACCGATCAACAGGCCCACCAGCAGGAGGACCACGATTCCAGGACGCTCCACCCACGCCAGTATCCATACTCAGCGTGATATTTCCATTGGCCGATCATTTCGCGCCGGGTATCCGACAGTTTTCACATTCCTGAGCCCTCGGATAAGGGCGTGCGGGCAGCTCAGCCGCCCTTTCCGATGATCGTGTCGGCGGTCTGCTGCACCTGTTCGATAGGAATGGCGAAGCCGATCCCGATCGAGCCGTTGCCGTCGATCGTGGCGATGGCGGTGTTCACCCCGACCACCTCACCGCGCGCGTTGACCAACGGGCCGCCCGAGTTGCCCGGGTTGATGGAAGCGTCGGTCTGCACGGCGGTGTGCCGGTTGTCGCCGAGGCGTACCTGCCGGTCCAGGGCGCTGACGATGCCGGCGGTGACGGTGCCGGGCAGCCCCAGCGGGGAGCCGACCGCCAGCACCGGCTCGCCCACCCGGGTCGATCCCGGCTTGGCCAGCGGCAGCGCCGCCAGGCCGGCCGACGGCGGCACCCGGAGCACGGCGAGATCGCTGCGCGGCTCCCGGCCGACCACCTCGGCGGCGAACCGCCGCCCGTCCGGCAGTTCCACCGTCACCGAGCCGCTGCGCCCCTTGGCCAGGATGTGGTCGTTGGTGATGATGTGCTGCTGGTCGTCGACCGCGAAGCCGGAACCGGTGGCGGAGGCGCCACCGGCTCCGCCCACGAGCACCGAGACCACCCCCGGAACGGTCTTCCCGGCCGCGGTCACCAGCTCCGCCGGGACCGGGGCCGCCGAGGCCGCCGCCGGGCCGGGGGCGGCGTCGCGGCCGGCCACGACGCCGCCGGCCACCGCGCCGGAAACCGTCGACAGGGCCACCACGGCCAGCCCCGCCAGCAGCCGCCCACGCGGGCGCCACCGGCCCGGACCACCCTCCGGTCCGGGCCCGTCCCACCGGCCCCGGCCATCCGGATCCAGCTCCGGGGAGATGAACCAGGGGCCGCGCGGTTCGCCCAGCCCGGTCTGCACTGCCATGCGTACGCTCCTCACGTGTCCTTCTCGACGGTGGCCGTTCGGATTCAGGGCAGCCGGGAGAACCAGCGCATCGAGCCGGCCGCGGCGCCCATGGCGAGCACCAGTCCGAGACCGATGAAGCGGGCCGAGACGTCCTGCCGTTCCGTGCGGTAGCCGACCGAGGTGCCGATGTCCTCGTAGACGGCACGCAGCTCGTCGCTGGTGCTGGCCTCGTGGAAGACACCCCCGGTCTCCTCGGCGACCGCGCGCAGGGTCTGCCCGTCGACGGGCACCTGGATCGGCCGGCCGCCCCGGTCCACCGTGCCGCCCGGGGTGCCGAACGAGATGGTGTGCACCGGCACCTTCATGTCGATCGCCTCGGACGCCGCCTCCATCGGGTCCATGCCGGAGGTGTTCGCCCCGTCGGAGAGCAGGATGATCCGGGCCGGCGGTGGGTCCTTCGCCGCCTCGCTGTCGAAGCCCTTCACCGCGCCGAGCGAGGTGCTGATGGCCTCGCCGATGGCGGTGCCCTGCACCCCGGTGGCCCCCTCGACCAGCCGCTCGATCCCCTCGTGCAGCGCCTCCCGGTCGGTGCTGGGCGGCACCAGCACCGCCGCGCTGCCGGCGAACGCGACCAGCCCGACGTTGAACTCGTCAGGCAGGCCGTCGACGAAGCGCCGGGCGGACTCCTTGGCGGCGCTGAGCCGGTCCGGCTCCACGTCGCCGGCGAGCATCGAGGTGGAGACGTCGACGGCGACCATCACCGTTGCCCGTTCCCGGGGCACCCGCACCTCCGCCGTGGGCCGGGCGAAACCGACCACCAGCAGCGCCAGCATGGCCAGGAAGAGCCCGGCCGGCACGTGCCGCCGCCAGGCCGGGCGGTGCGGCGCCACCCGGTCGAGCAGCCGCAGGTTGGTGAACCGGACGGCGTAGCGGCTGCGTCGGCGCTGCATCAGCAGGTAGCCGGCGGCCAGGGCGAACACCCCGAGCAGGAGCCAGAGCCGGGCGGGCGACTGCCAGATCACACCGCACCTCCCCGCGCGGTCCCGGCCGGGGCCGCCGCGAGCCGCCGCTGCGCGTGCACGTGCCGCACGATGTCGGCGCCCCAGTCCCGGTCGGTGCGCAGCGGCAGGTGGGTGGCCCCGCTGCGGCGCAGCGCCTGGCGTACCTGGTCGCGCTGGGCGGTCGCGGCGTCCGCGTAGCGTTCGCGCAGCGTGCGGTCGCCGGTCCAGACCTCGCGCCGCTGCCCGGTCTCCGGGTCGACCAGGGTGACCAGGCCGACATCCGGCAGCTCCAGCTCCCGGGGGTCGGTGACCTCCACGGCGAGCACCTGGTGCCGCACGGCGAGGCGGCGCAGCGGGGCCTCCCAGGTGGGTGCCTGCCCGGGGTCGTCGGGCAGCCCGTCGAGGAAGTCCGAGACCACCACGACGAGCCCGCGACGCAGCGCCACCCGCTGCACGGCGGCCAGCCCGTCGGCCAGATCGGGACCCGCCGGCGCCGGGTCGCCCCCGTCGTGGCCACCGACGCGCGGGGCGGTCAGCAGTGCCCGGAGCAGCCCGAACAGGTGGGTACGGCCGCTGCGGGGCGGAAACCTGCGCAGCCCGCCCGGGCCGAGCACCTGCGCGCCGAGGCGGTTGCCCACACCGCCGGTGAGAAAGCCGACCGCCGCGACGGCCGCCACCGCCAACTCCCGCTTGTCCAGTTCGGCGGTGCCGTACTCCATGCTGGGGCTCGCGTCGACCAGCAGCCAGGTGGTCAGCTCCCGGTCGGCGTCGACCTCGCGTACGTGCGGGACCGTGGTGCGGGCGGTCACCGCCCAGTCCATCCGGCGCACCTCGTCCTCACCGGGGCGGTACTCCCGGCTGCCGGCGGGTTCACTGCCCGGCCCGGGCAGCAGGCCGCGGTACCGGCCGTGCAGCAGCCCGTCCAGCCGGCGGGTGACGGTCAGCTCCAGCCGGCGCAACCGCCGGTCTCCGGTGAGGTCGGCCAGTCCCGGATCGGCCGGCACGGTCGCCGGTGCGGCGGCCCCGCGCCACCTCATGCCGCCGCCAGATCGGCCGCGTGTTCCGGATGGATGGTGGCGACGCGGGGCGGCGGCACGGCCTCGACCAGCCGCCGGACCACCGCCTCGGCGGCCACCCCGTCGGCGACCGCGTCGAAGGAGAGCACCAACCGGTGGGCGAGCACGTCGACGGCCAGTTCACGGACGTCCTCGGGCAGCACGTACTCGCGTCCGCGCAGCAGTGCCTGGGCCCGCGCGGCGGCGACCAGGCCGAGGGTGGCCCGGGGACTCGCCCCGTAGGCGAGCAACGGGGCGATCTCGGGCAGGCCGAACCGACCCGGGTCCCGGGTGGCGAGGATGAGCCGGACCACGTACTCGGCGAGGGCGTGGTGTACGAAGACGTGGCCGGCGCGGGCCTGGAGCTCCCGTAGTCGCTGCGGGTCGAGCACCCGACGGGCGGTGGGCCGCTCGGCGCTCATCCGGTAGAGGATGGCGAGTTCGTCGGCGTCGCTCGGGTAGTCGACGACGACCTTCATCAGGAACCGGTCGCGCTGCGCCTCCGGCAGCTGGTAGACCCCCTCGGACTCGATCGGGTTCTGGGTGGCCAGCACCAGGAACGGCTCCGGTACGGGATAGCTGCGCCCACCGATGGAGACCTGACGCTCGGCCATCGCCTCCAGCAGGGCCGACTGCACCTTGGCCGGGGCCCGGTTGATCTCGTCGGCGAGCACCAGGTTCGCCATGATCGGGCCCAGCTCGATGTCGAAGTTCTCCCGTGACGCCCGGTAGATCCTGGTGCCGACGATGTCGGAGGGGACGAGGTCCGGGGTGAACTGGATCCGGGAGAAGGTGCCACCCACCACGGTGGCCAGGGTCTGGGCGGCGAGCGTCTTGGCCACCCCGGGCACGCCCTCCAGCAGGCAGTGCCCGTCCGCGATGAGGGAGGTGAGCAGGCGCTCGACGAGCCGATCCTGCCCGACGATCACGCGTTTGACCTCGAAGAGCGTCTGTTCCAGGTCGGCCGCGGTCGCGTCCGGATCGACCGGGCGGGGCACGCTGGCCAGGGTGTCCGAGATGTCCGTCACGGTGCTTGCTTCCCGTGGCGGCGGTCGGACAAACGTCGGATTAACCGCGCCGGGACGGTCCTTACCGCCCCGAACCGGGACGAGCCTCCCGCCCCGACAGAGACGGTGCCGACCCCCGCCCCTCGGCAAGCACCAGCACCGCCCGAAAGGAAGGGCCCCCTGTTACGCCTGGCGCGGCGGTTCCAAAGGGCCCTTCCTTGCATCTGTGGGTCAGTTGGCGACGACCAGGTGGAAGGGCCGGTCGGACGGGCCTCCGGACGAGTTGCGGGTCTGGACGAAGACCGCGTTCGGCGTCTGGAGCCGCGGCGCGACGGAGATCTCGCCGCCCGGCGGCACGTTGAACGGGTCGATGGTGCCGATGGTCGCGTGGATCGCCTTCAGCGAGACGTTGTAGTTGAACAGGACCTGGTACTGCCCGGGGCCGTACCGGGTGGCGGACACCACCTCGGGCGAGCCGCGGAGCAGGATGCCGCCGCTGGTGACGGCGGCGGACGCGACGGTGCCCGGCGTGGTCGCCAGCGCGGACGGGCCCTGCGCCAGCGCGGCCTTGGCCTTGGCGGCCTCGGCGGGGGTCACGGCGGGCTGGCTGCCGGAGCCGGGCTGACGGGCCGGCTGGGCAACCTCGGCGGGCGTCTGCGCCGCCGGCTGGGCGACGGCGATCCCGCCTCCGGCCAGGGTGAGCGCCAGCGCGGCGAAGGCCACCGCCACCGCCTTGCGTCGGAAGAGTGTGGTCATGACAGGTCTCCCTTTTGTTGACCGTGCAGATTCGACCGCTCCCACCGATCGCGGGACGGCTGATTTCCATTTCTTGGGCCGAGGAGAAAAGAGCGACAACCGCCTGGAAGCCCGCACTTCAGGCCGCACCCTAGATGTTGTCATCTCAACAATTTCCACCAGCCCTGAGCAGGCATTACTACTCAGAGCTTCGACGTCTCAACCCAATGGAACGTAGCACCGCAAAAAGCCAGACGTCAATAGTTGATCACACCTTGTCAATCGCCTGGACCTGCGTCGCTGAATTGTGAAAAGCGAGGGTTGAAACACTCACAAATATGTGGCGCACACATGATCGGGGCCGCTGGCTAAGGGACGTCTCGTAACTGGGTGAAGGCGTTGCCTGGGACGGGGTCGGCGGTCAGCCGGCGAGGATGATGTTGTGGAGGTTGGCGATGCCGGAAGCGGCGTCGGCCAATGTGTGGGCGGCGCGGCGGTAGTCGCGCAGGATCTTGAAGCACTTCATCCTGGCCAGGGCGTGTTCGACCCCCGCTCGGACGGTGCGGTGTTCGACGTTGAGGGCTTCCTTCCAGGTCGGCAGCGAGCTGCCGTCGGCGGGCTTGCGGTACGGCATGATCACCTCGGGGTTACCTCGGTAGCCGCCGTCGGCCATCACCGGCCGCCCGTTCAGCTTCTGGTCGATGTCTGAGGTGCGGTAGACGATCGTGTCGTTGCGGTTGCCCGGCTGCGGATCGCCAACGGCGATGACCAGGCGGGTGCTGGCGTCGATGGCGACCTGCAGGTTCGTCGAGTAGCGGTAGTTCTTGCTGCGGGCGGCCAGGCGGTGATCGCGGGTGGGGATCAGGGTGCCGTCGACGATGGCGATCTGTTCGACCGGCCGTTTACGCACTGGTGCCAGGGCCAGTAGCGGCGCGAGGGTGTCGATGACCCGGTGCGCCGCGGAGTGCGACACCCCGAACAGCGGGCCGATCTGCCGCATCGTCAGGTTCGTACGCCAGTAGGCGGCCACCAGCAACACCCGATCCGGGAGGTCGAGGGCCCACTGCCGGCCCGGCCGGCCGTCGGCGATGCCGTCACCGCCGCGCTCGGCGACCAGCCGGACCAGCCTGCGGAACTGGGCGGGCTGCAACCCGGTGAACGGAAAGACCCACTCCGGACGGGCTGCCGAGATCACCTGCACCCCACCATGATCCACGATGGACGCGAGACCCAGTTACGAGACGTCCCTTAAGCACTCGACCGGACCGCCCCCGGTGGGCGGAGCCACTATCCTCCAGCCGTGATCACCGAGGCCCCCCGACGGGCGACGAAGCACCGGACGACGCGGCTACGGACCGCGCTCTGCTGGGCCGCCGTCGCACCCGGAGTCGCCTGGGCGGCCGTACGCCTCGGCGGCCTCGACCGGGGGCCGTTGGTGCAACTGCTCGCCTTCACCCCGTACGCCGCCGCTGGGAGCCTGCTGCCACTGGTGCTCGCGCTCGCCCTGCGGCGCCGCTGGCCGGCGGTGGTCGCGGCGCTGGCCATGGCGACCCTGGTGGCTGTGGTGGCGCCTCGGGCCCTGCCGTCCGACCAGCCCCCGGCCACCGGGCCGACGGTGCGGCTGCTGACCGCCAACCTGCTCGCCGGGGCCGGTGACACGCGGGCGCTGGTCGACCTGGTCCGGCGCCACCGGGTGGACGTGCTCGCCGTGCAGGAATTCACCCCGGACGCCGAGGCGGAGCTGGACCTGCTCGGCCTGGACCGGCTGCTCCCCCACCGGCAGCTCGGCCCGCAGCTCGGCACCGTCGGCTCCGGCCTCTACGCGCGGTTCCCGATCGGCGAGGGCGGCGTCCGGCGCAATCGCGGCGGCTGGGGCTTCGACCAGGCCTACGGCACGGTGTCGGTGCCCGGGGCGCCGGCGGTACGGGTCGAGTCGGCGCACCCGTCGGCCCCGTACGCGGTGGACCAGGTCGGCCACTGGCGCGCCGACCTGGCGGCACAGCCGCCCGCCACCCCGGACGGGCCGCTGCGGATCCTCGCCGGCGACTTCAACGCCACCCTCGACCACGCTCCGCTGCGCGCCCTGCTGGACACCGGCTACGTCGACGCCGCCGACCAGGTCGGCGCGGGCCTGGTCGGCACCTGGGGGCCATACGACGGGGACCCGATCCCGCCGGTGACCATCGACCACGTCCTGGTCGACCGGCGGATAGCCGTGCGGGCGGTGGCCGTGCACCGGATGCCGGGCAGCGACCACCGTGCCGTCCTGGCCGAGCTGCGCCTCCCGGCCGGGTGAAGCCCCAGCCGGGCCGGTTCAGACGCGGGCGCGGTCGAGGCCGTAGGTGAGCGCGTCGACGAGGGCGTGCCAGGACGCCTCGACGACGTTGGGGTGCACGCCGACCGTGGTCCAGTCCCGGCCGGTGCCGTCGGCGGTCTCCAGCAGCACCCGGGTCACCGCGCCGGTGCCGTGGGTGCCCTCCAGGATCCGCACCTTGTAGTCGGCCAGCTCGAAGTCGCGCAGCTCCGGGTAGTGCCGGGTCAGCCCGGCCCGCAGCGCCTCGTCCAGGGCGTTGACCGGACCGTTGCCCTCCGCGGTGGCGATGACCCGCTCCCCACGTACGCGGATCTTGACGGTCGCCTCGGAGACCACCGCGCCGTCCTCCCGGTGCTCGACCAGCACCCGGTACGACTCCAGCGCGAACGGCCTGGCGGGCGCGGTGTCCAGCTCCGAGCGGACCAGCAGCTCGAACGACGCGTCGGCGGCCTCGAACGACCAGCCGCCGGCCTCCAACTCCTTGACCCGCCGGGTGACCCGTGACAGCGCCTCCGGATGGCCGGCCAGGTCCAGGCCGAGCTCGCGGCTCTTGAGCTCGACGCTGGCCCGGCCGGCCATCTCGGTGATGAGGATCCGCATGTCGTTGCCCACCACCTGTGGGTCCACGTGGTTGTAGAGCAGCGGATCCACTTTGATCGCGCTCGCGTGCAGCCCCGCCTTGTGGGCGAAGGCCGCAGCCCCGACGTAGGCCTGGTGGGTGTCGG
This window harbors:
- a CDS encoding endonuclease/exonuclease/phosphatase family protein; the encoded protein is MTEAPRRATKHRTTRLRTALCWAAVAPGVAWAAVRLGGLDRGPLVQLLAFTPYAAAGSLLPLVLALALRRRWPAVVAALAMATLVAVVAPRALPSDQPPATGPTVRLLTANLLAGAGDTRALVDLVRRHRVDVLAVQEFTPDAEAELDLLGLDRLLPHRQLGPQLGTVGSGLYARFPIGEGGVRRNRGGWGFDQAYGTVSVPGAPAVRVESAHPSAPYAVDQVGHWRADLAAQPPATPDGPLRILAGDFNATLDHAPLRALLDTGYVDAADQVGAGLVGTWGPYDGDPIPPVTIDHVLVDRRIAVRAVAVHRMPGSDHRAVLAELRLPAG